A single region of the Hylaeus volcanicus isolate JK05 chromosome 5, UHH_iyHylVolc1.0_haploid, whole genome shotgun sequence genome encodes:
- the LOC128876758 gene encoding uncharacterized protein LOC128876758, giving the protein MSADQQEYHRASNALVFGGIIAYIAGLLLVMAFTSPYWIQSYQETFSSFKHMGLWEYCFEQFQYPYYQFDKRFDGCHHIFSEEYYVIREWLLPGWLLVVQTFVTLALLISFFAQAVIALTLVRWPLRFVLNFEWVLSMFAFLCCAVTGTLLFLAVSIFGGQCWRRDWLMYPNFNHLSWSYGLAVISFMFHWFAAFFLYLDAKAGYRLRRENRNLIMQMQPNPQTHHGLQRGGYI; this is encoded by the exons ATGTCCGCCGATCAACAAGAATATCATCGTGCGTCAA ACGCGTTAGTTTTTGGTGGAATCATCGCATATATTGCTGGTTTGTTATTAGTAATGGCATTTACAAg CCCCTATTGGATCCAATCGTATCAAGAAACTTTCAGTAGTTTCAAGCATATGGGACTTTGGGAATATtgttttgaacaatttcaatATCCATACTATCAGTTTGACAAAAGATTCGATGGATGTCATCATATTTTTTCCGAAGAATATTACGTGATCCGTGAGTGGCTGCTACCAGGATGGTTATTGGTAGTGCAAACATTTGTCACGCTTGCTcttctaatttcattttttgcgCAAGCTGTGATCGCGTTAACTTTAGTTCGTTGGCCCTTAAGATTCGTATTGAATTTCGAATGGGTCCTGTCTATGTTTGCTTTTTTGTGTTGCGCGGTTACAG gtactcttttatttttggcgGTATCAATATTTGGAGGCCAATGTTGGCGTAGAGACTGGTTAATGTATCCAAATTTTAACCATTTATCTTGGTCGTATGGTTTAGCAGTTATCTCGTTTATGTTCCATTGGTTTGCTGcgtttttcttgtatttagaTGCCAAAGCAGGTTACAGGTTGCGCAGAGAAAatcgtaatttaataatgcaGATGCAGCCTAATCCGCAAACTCATCATGGGTTGCAAAGAGGAGGATACATATAA
- the LOC128876760 gene encoding uncharacterized protein LOC128876760, with protein MKKRSFSGNIGVGVFIVAFVCVCVAFGTPAWLVSDYRITGAKLDKLGLWTHCFRSLPNPQEMDAPRRFFVGCRWVYDPFTAGYSDIRGFLLPPFMIATQFFFTLCFLLSLVSFVLVLLFTLCCDPERKRYVQLILTIGNVLLVGGISGGLAVIIFACFGNTEGWMPGHANNFFGWSFIMAVVGSVLTIIAGVLFLVEGTVQRKKREYLKESQTRFQLESRT; from the exons atGAAGAAAAGAAGCTTTTCGGGAAACATCGGTGTCGGTGTTTTCATTGTTGCGTTTGTGTGCGTTTGCGTTGCATTTGGTACACCAGCGTGGTTAGTGAGCGATTATCGTATCACTGGTGCGAAACTCGATAAATTGGGCCTCTGGACACATTGCTTTAGATCTCTACCGAATCCTCAAGAAATGGACGCACCTAGACGTTTTTTCGTTGGATGTAGATGGGTATACGATCCCTTTACCGCAGGATACTCTGACATCCGTGGCTTTCTCTTGCCTC CATTCATGATTGCAACACAGTTTTTCTTCACGTTGTGCTTCCTATTGAGTCTCGTATCGTTTGTATTGGTATTATTATTCACTTTATGCTGTGACCCAGAACGAAAACGATACGTACAACTTATTCTGACAATTGGAAATGTATTACTTGTCGGCGGTATAAGTGGCGGATTGGCAGTAATTATATTTGCTTGCTTTGGAAACACCGAAGGTTGGATGCCTGGACATgctaacaatttttttggttGGTCCTTTATAATGGCAGTTGTAGGCAGTGTGTTAACTATCATAGCAGGTGTGCTGTTTCTTGTAGAAGGAACTGTTCAACGCAAAAAGAGAGAGTACTTGAAAGAATCTCAAACAAGATTCCAACTTGAATCTCGTACATAA
- the LOC128876762 gene encoding uncharacterized protein LOC128876762 — MGKTLNGKAAAICTAVAFVLIVIAFTTPNWLETDGKLENPRFIKIGLWQVCFKGFEHPHHLYDTKFYGCWWVFEEEYYIIHDILLPDFFVATQFFFTLCLTLLLIGSFSTVLYTCCSRHHNKYQLLLWTTGANLLLGGLCGIISVIIFGARGDSRDWMPNWEHNDIGWSYALAVVGSFILVIAGVLFLIEGRRHKKKQERILTEEQKTHTTI, encoded by the exons ATGGGCAAAACTCTCAACGGGAAAGCTGCTGCAATATGTACTGCGGTTGCATTTGTTTTAATAGTGATTGCTTTTACCACACCCAATTGGCTCGAAACAGacggaaaattggaaaatccaagatttatcaaaatcg GTTTATGGCAAGTGTGTTTTAAAGGATTTGAGCATCCTCATCACTTGTACGATACTAAATTCTATGGTTGTTGGTGGGTGTTTGAagaagaatattatataattcacGATATTCTTCTACCAGACTTTTTTGTTGCAACACAgtttttctttacattatGCCTGACTTTACTATTGATAGGAAGTTTCTCAACGGTTTTGTACACATGCTGTTCTCGTCatcataataaatatcagTTGCTTTTATGGACAACTGGTGCAAACTTGTTGTTAGGAGGATTATGTGGTATCATATCTGTTATAATTTTTGGTGCAAGAGGTGACAGTAGAGATTGGATGCCGAACTGGGAGCATAATGACATCGGTTGGTCTTATGCTTTAGCTGTAGTAGGTAGCTTTATTTTGGTTATAGCAGGTGTACTCTTCTTAATTGAAGGACGCAGACACAAAAAGAAGCAGGAAAGAATTTTGACCGAAGAACAGAAAACACATACAACCatctaa
- the LOC128876749 gene encoding deoxyribodipyrimidine photo-lyase-like isoform X1, producing the protein MDKLNSSKRKRTVDDLLQKFENNRKNTAESIITFNFNKKRVRLLNNLNDVKEGCKGILYWMFRDVRVQDNWALLFAQKTALKNNVALHICYCILPRFLNASIRHYKFLLKGLKEVEVECKALNIYFHLLYGEPKVNILEFVKVFKMGAVIVDFYPLKLPMSWIDDIQNDLPKDIPICQVDAHNIVPCWHASPKEEFAARTIRNKIHTKLEEFLTEFPPIVKHLYITKEKFRSNNWETALENVKIDTSVDEITWAMPGYKHGIKELESFIQNRLKNYATERNNPLSNSISNLSPWFHFGMISVQRCILEMEEYRKLYPKSVESFIEEAVIRRELSDNFCFYNENYDLIKGAHAWAIETLNIHRKDKREYVYSLNNLENCQTHDDLWNACQNQMVTTGKMHGFLRMYWAKKILQWTETPENALEWAIFLNDKYSIDGCDPNGYVGCMWSICGIHDHGWPEREIFGKIRYMNYEGCKRKFNVKEFVAKWGKEKSDNISK; encoded by the exons ATGGATAAATTGAATTCATCTAAACGCAAAAGGACAGTTGATGATTTATTGCAAAAGTTTGAGAATAACAGAAAAAAT aCAGCTGAATCTAtcataacatttaattttaataaaaaacgtgTCCGactgttaaataatttgaatgatGTAAAAGAGGGATGTAAAGGGATCTTATACTGGATGTTTCGCGATGTTAGAGTACAAG ATAATTGGGCTTTGCTCTTTGCACAAAAGACTGCTTTGAAAAACAATGTAGCACTTCATATTTGTTACTGTATCCTGCCAAGATTTCTCAATGCTTCGATACGACATTATAAATTTCTCTTGAAAGGATTGAAGGAAGTCGAGGTTGAATGTAAAgcgttaaatatatattttcatcttttatatGGAGAACCAAAAGTCAATATCCTTGAATTTgtgaaagtatttaaaatggGTGCTGTAATTGTTGACTTTTATCCATTGAAATTGCCCATGTCATGGATCGACGATATACAGAACGATTTACCTAAAGATATTCCTATTTgtcaa GTAGACGCACACAATATTGTGCCATGCTGGCATGCTTCACCAAAGGAAGAATTTGCTGCAAGaacaattagaaataaaatacatacaaaattggaagaatttttaacagaatttCCACCCATTGTGAAACATCTATATATAACAAAGGAAAAGTTTAGAAGCAATAATTGGGAAACAGctttggaaaatgtaaaaatagatACATCGGTAGATGAAATTACATGGGCTATGCCAGGATATAAACATGGTATCAAAGAACTAGAAAGTTTCATACaaaatcgtttgaaaaattacgcAACTGAGCGTAACAATCCCTTGTCAAATTCCATTAGCAATTTATCTCCATGGTTTCATTTCGGCATGATATCTGTACAACGTTGCATTTTGGAAATGGAggaatatagaaaattatatccAAAATCTGTTGAATCTTTTATAGAAGAGGCTGTTATTCGGCGAGAACTCAgtgataatttttgtttttataatgaaaattatgatcTTATTAAAGGAGCTCATGCTTGGGCAATAGAAACGTTAAACATACATCG GAAAGATAAAAGAGAGTATGTATattctttaaacaatttggaaaattgtcAGACCCATGACGATTTATGGAATGCATGTCAAAATCAAATGGTAACAACAGGAAAAATGCATGGATTTTTGAGAATGTATTGGGcaaaaaaaatcttacagTGGACTGAAACACCTGAAAATGCTTTAGAATGGGCTATTTTCTTAAATGACAAATATAGTATAGATGGTTGTGATCCCAATGGTTATGTAG gTTGTATGTGGTCTATATGTGGTATTCATGATCATGGTTGGCCAGAGAGggaaatatttggaaaaataagaTACATGAATTATGAAGGATGTAAACGGAAGTTTAATGTTAAAGAGTTTGTCGCCAAGTGGGGAAAGGAGAAAAGCGATAATATATCAAAATGa
- the LOC128876749 gene encoding deoxyribodipyrimidine photo-lyase-like isoform X2: MDKLNSSKRKRTVDDLLQKFENNRKNTAESIITFNFNKKRVRLLNNLNDVKEGCKGILYWMFRDVRVQDNWALLFAQKTALKNNVALHICYCILPRFLNASIRHYKFLLKGLKEVEVECKALNIYFHLLYGEPKVNILEFVKVFKMGAVIVDFYPLKLPMSWIDDIQNDLPKDIPICQVDAHNIVPCWHASPKEEFAARTIRNKIHTKLEEFLTEFPPIVKHLYITKEKFRSNNWETALENVKIDTSVDEITWAMPGYKHGIKELESFIQNRLKNYATERNNPLSNSISNLSPWFHFGMISVQRCILEMEEYRKLYPKSVESFIEEAVIRRELSDNFCFYNENYDLIKGAHAWAIETLNIHRKDKREYVYSLNNLENCQTHDDLWNACQNQMVTTGKMHGFLRMYWAKKILQWTETPENALEWAIFLNDKYSIDGCDPNGYVVCGLYVVFMIMVGQRGKYLEK, translated from the exons ATGGATAAATTGAATTCATCTAAACGCAAAAGGACAGTTGATGATTTATTGCAAAAGTTTGAGAATAACAGAAAAAAT aCAGCTGAATCTAtcataacatttaattttaataaaaaacgtgTCCGactgttaaataatttgaatgatGTAAAAGAGGGATGTAAAGGGATCTTATACTGGATGTTTCGCGATGTTAGAGTACAAG ATAATTGGGCTTTGCTCTTTGCACAAAAGACTGCTTTGAAAAACAATGTAGCACTTCATATTTGTTACTGTATCCTGCCAAGATTTCTCAATGCTTCGATACGACATTATAAATTTCTCTTGAAAGGATTGAAGGAAGTCGAGGTTGAATGTAAAgcgttaaatatatattttcatcttttatatGGAGAACCAAAAGTCAATATCCTTGAATTTgtgaaagtatttaaaatggGTGCTGTAATTGTTGACTTTTATCCATTGAAATTGCCCATGTCATGGATCGACGATATACAGAACGATTTACCTAAAGATATTCCTATTTgtcaa GTAGACGCACACAATATTGTGCCATGCTGGCATGCTTCACCAAAGGAAGAATTTGCTGCAAGaacaattagaaataaaatacatacaaaattggaagaatttttaacagaatttCCACCCATTGTGAAACATCTATATATAACAAAGGAAAAGTTTAGAAGCAATAATTGGGAAACAGctttggaaaatgtaaaaatagatACATCGGTAGATGAAATTACATGGGCTATGCCAGGATATAAACATGGTATCAAAGAACTAGAAAGTTTCATACaaaatcgtttgaaaaattacgcAACTGAGCGTAACAATCCCTTGTCAAATTCCATTAGCAATTTATCTCCATGGTTTCATTTCGGCATGATATCTGTACAACGTTGCATTTTGGAAATGGAggaatatagaaaattatatccAAAATCTGTTGAATCTTTTATAGAAGAGGCTGTTATTCGGCGAGAACTCAgtgataatttttgtttttataatgaaaattatgatcTTATTAAAGGAGCTCATGCTTGGGCAATAGAAACGTTAAACATACATCG GAAAGATAAAAGAGAGTATGTATattctttaaacaatttggaaaattgtcAGACCCATGACGATTTATGGAATGCATGTCAAAATCAAATGGTAACAACAGGAAAAATGCATGGATTTTTGAGAATGTATTGGGcaaaaaaaatcttacagTGGACTGAAACACCTGAAAATGCTTTAGAATGGGCTATTTTCTTAAATGACAAATATAGTATAGATGGTTGTGATCCCAATGGTTAT gTTGTATGTGGTCTATATGTGGTATTCATGATCATGGTTGGCCAGAGAGggaaatatttggaaaaataa
- the LOC128876740 gene encoding integrator complex subunit 6 isoform X1, translating to MTIIVFLIDTSASMNQRAYLGGRPTLLDVAKSAVETFVKVRQRSPESRGDRYMLLTFEDPPQNIKAGWKENLATFMNELKNLQCVGLTTLGAALKHALDVLNINRMQTGIDTYGQGRCPFYLEPSVIVVITDGGKYTTNSGVNQDFTLPMHSPIPGSELTKEPFRWDQRLFSLVLRLSGTPAVERDTGLVASDSSPIDAMCEVTGGRSYCITSFRMMMQCIDSLVQKVQSGVVINFEKIGPDPPPLTNEAQHADDDENEDDSNTTNGTRSQYPPNPTVPGNTAWHSCRRLIYVPRSAQKGFAVGFWPIPESFWPDLSASSLPPRSAHPNVKFTCTSQEPMVIENLPFDKYELEPSPLTQYILARKQPTICWQVFVANSYKSSDVGHPFGYLKASTNLTCVNLFVMPYNYPVLLPLLEELFKVHRLKPTNEWRTQFQNYIRTMPTYYAASLRRALTRMGAPAPLAQTLIPDNMDNSLSYSVLNYLKRLKNQAKIEFDRLCNEVLSKQLAAANMTKNLVNGSTTVTDGVRVIPRTPLKKDLVSHPLLQDKFTGLRDQLNEFGGFVVGLVRSQQRGAHSYRNAFDVPRKSLLDQVVRMRANFLQPGLLHTKLLDDDYVHSMPLAQMGNYQEYLKRMTPPLREIESVPVRQHMFGNPFKIDKRMMVDEADIDMVGATSSTSKGGLKRTLPASDGGSFASKPPPNKRKPGPIPKDVVVRRPSYTPTITPPSSPIPWVDDTKNQVTPAADSNQIPSNTVNSTTPNTSSPPSVNSPEKLVNGLAEMPTIPVFEPIPVEHTNNHMDAPPILTPVVNNVDAPKIEIKAENVKNECNKLPLNDFVENSVKVENSVDERLSNHVEDKRESKVEKDKVLSKKELEDIRRHNLSVRELVYKEVRRRGANYATLFSHLNQIQGTLDIRLAFLRDIVKESLRFKRRNLASLLEEYLKTVQEDSWTVNHKVNHNGATKIS from the exons ATGACCATAATAGTCTTTTTGATCGACACGTCGGCCTCCATGAATCAGAGGGCATATTTGGGCGGGCGACCCACGCTTTTGGATGTAGCCAAGAGCGCCGTGGAGACTTTCGTGAAG GTAAGACAGAGATCACCAGAGAGCCGTGGGGATCGCTATATGCTCCTGACCTTCGAAGATCCGCCCCAGAATATCAAG gctggatggaaagaaaatttagcAACTTTTATGAATGAGCTTAAGAATTTACAATGCGTTGGATTGACAACGTTAGGTGCTGCTTTGAAACATGCTTTGGatgttttgaatataaatcGTATGCAAACGGGAATAGACACGTACGGTCAAGGAAGATGTCCCTTTTATCTAGAACCATCGGTGATTGTTGTTATTACGGATGGAGGAAAGTACACGACTAATAGTGGAGTAAATCAGGAT TTCACATTGCCAATGCATTCTCCTATACCTGGATCCGAGTTAACAAAAGAGCCATTTAGATGGGATcaaagattattttctttggtaTTACGATTATCTGGAACACCAGCTGTTGAAAGAGACACTGGTTTAGTGGCAAGCGATTCATCTCCTATAGATGCTATGTGCGAAGTTACCGGAG GTCGTTCGTATTGTATAACATCCTTCAGAATGATGATGCAGTGTATAGATTCTTTGGTACAGAAAGTTCAGTCTGGCGTAgttataaatttcgaaaagatCGGACCAGATCCTCCGCCATTGACTAACGAAGCACAACACGCGGATGATGATGAAAACGAAGATGACAGTAATACAACGAACGGAACGCGATCGCAGTATCCTCCAAATCCAACAGTACCGGGCAATACGGCATGGCATTCTTGTAGAAGACTGATTTATGTTCCAAGATCTGCTCAGAAAGGTTTTGCTGTTGGTTTCTGGCCGATTCCTGAAAGCTTTTGGCCTGACCTCAGCGCTAGTTCTTTGCCGCCAAGGTCAGCGCATCCGAATGTCAAGTTCACTTGCACCAGCCAAGAGCCCATGGTGATAGAAAATCTCCCATTTGATAAATACGAACTGGAGCCAAGTCCTTTAACACAGTACATATTAGCCAGAAAGCAACCAACGATTTGTTGGCAAGTTTTTGTAGCTAATTCCTATAAATCCAGCGATGTGGGTCATCCATTTGGATATCTAAAAGCAAGTACTAACTTAACGTGTGTGAACCTGTTTGTAATGCCCTACAATTACCCAGTACTCTTACCTTTGCTGGAAGAACTTTTTAAAGTTCACAGATTAAAGCCAACAAATGAATGGAGAACACAGTTTCAAAATTACATAAGAACCATGCCCACTTATTATGCAGCG tcGCTCAGGAGAGCTTTAACTAGAATGGGTGCTCCAGCTCCATTAGCGCAAACACTAATTCCCGATAATATGGATAACTCGTTATCCTATAGtgtcttaaattatttaaaacgacTAAAAAATCAAgctaaaattgaatttgatagACTTTGCAACGAGGTTTTATCTAAACAACTCGCTGCTGCCAATATGAcaaaaaatttagtaaacGGCAGTACAACGGTGACAGATGGAGTAAGAGTTATTCCTAGAACTCCGTTGAAGAAAGatttg GTATCGCATCCGCTATTACAAGACAAGTTCACAGGACTAAGGGATCAACTGAACGAGTTCGGTGGATTTGTAGTTGGATTAGTCAGAAGTCAACAACGCGGAGCACACAGTTACAGGAACGCATTTGACGTTCCGCGGAAATCCCTCTTAGATCAAGTTGTGAGAATGCGTGCTAACTTCCTTCAACCTGGATTACTGCATACAAAACTTCTTGACGACGATTATGTTCATTCGATGCCTTTAGCGCAAATGGGAAATTATCAGGAATATTTGAAACGCATGACTCCGCCTTTAAGGGAAATCGAAAGTGTTCCAGTTAGGCAACACATGTTCG GTAATCCTTTTAAGATAGACAAAAGAATGATGGTTGACGAAGCGGATATCGATATGGTTGGCGCAACGTCTTCGACCTCAAAGGGCGGTCTTAAACGTACATTACCTGCTTCGGACGGAGGATCGTTTGCTTCAAAACCACCGCCAAATAAACGAAAACCGGGTCCAATTCCTAAAGATGTAGTTGTACGAAGACCATCGTACACACCCACGATTACTCCACCAAGTTCGCCGATACCGTGGGTTGACGACACGAAAAATCAAGTAACCCCAGCTGCTGACTCAAATCAAATTCCATCAAATACAGTGAATTCTACAACACCTAATACATCGAGTCCACCGAGTGTGAATTCACCAGAGAAATTAGTAAATGGTCTTGCAGAAATGCCGACGATACCAGTCTTTGAACCAATTCCAGTGGAACATACTAATAATCATATGGACGCTCCGCCAATTTTGACGCCGGTAGTTAATAACGTCGACGCtcctaaaattgaaataaaagcgGAGAACGTTAAAAACGAGTGTAACAAACTACCTCTTAacgattttgttgaaaatagtgtaaaagttgaaaattcgGTTGACGAAAGGTTGTCCAATCATGTCGAAGATAAACGCGAATCcaaagtagaaaaagacaaGGTTTTGTCGAAGAAAGAATTAGAAGATATTAGAAGACATAACCTGTCCGTTCGAGAACTTGTGTATAAAGAAGTACGGAGAAGAGGTGCAA ATTATGCAACACTATTTTCACATTTAAACCAAATTCAAGGGACTCTAGATATACGACTTGCATTTTTGCGAGATATCGTTAAAGAATCGTTACGATTTAAAAGACGTAATTTGGCATCATTGCTagaagaatatttgaaaactgtACAAGAGGATAG
- the LOC128876740 gene encoding integrator complex subunit 6 isoform X2 has product MNELKNLQCVGLTTLGAALKHALDVLNINRMQTGIDTYGQGRCPFYLEPSVIVVITDGGKYTTNSGVNQDFTLPMHSPIPGSELTKEPFRWDQRLFSLVLRLSGTPAVERDTGLVASDSSPIDAMCEVTGGRSYCITSFRMMMQCIDSLVQKVQSGVVINFEKIGPDPPPLTNEAQHADDDENEDDSNTTNGTRSQYPPNPTVPGNTAWHSCRRLIYVPRSAQKGFAVGFWPIPESFWPDLSASSLPPRSAHPNVKFTCTSQEPMVIENLPFDKYELEPSPLTQYILARKQPTICWQVFVANSYKSSDVGHPFGYLKASTNLTCVNLFVMPYNYPVLLPLLEELFKVHRLKPTNEWRTQFQNYIRTMPTYYAASLRRALTRMGAPAPLAQTLIPDNMDNSLSYSVLNYLKRLKNQAKIEFDRLCNEVLSKQLAAANMTKNLVNGSTTVTDGVRVIPRTPLKKDLVSHPLLQDKFTGLRDQLNEFGGFVVGLVRSQQRGAHSYRNAFDVPRKSLLDQVVRMRANFLQPGLLHTKLLDDDYVHSMPLAQMGNYQEYLKRMTPPLREIESVPVRQHMFGNPFKIDKRMMVDEADIDMVGATSSTSKGGLKRTLPASDGGSFASKPPPNKRKPGPIPKDVVVRRPSYTPTITPPSSPIPWVDDTKNQVTPAADSNQIPSNTVNSTTPNTSSPPSVNSPEKLVNGLAEMPTIPVFEPIPVEHTNNHMDAPPILTPVVNNVDAPKIEIKAENVKNECNKLPLNDFVENSVKVENSVDERLSNHVEDKRESKVEKDKVLSKKELEDIRRHNLSVRELVYKEVRRRGANYATLFSHLNQIQGTLDIRLAFLRDIVKESLRFKRRNLASLLEEYLKTVQEDSWTVNHKVNHNGATKIS; this is encoded by the exons ATGAATGAGCTTAAGAATTTACAATGCGTTGGATTGACAACGTTAGGTGCTGCTTTGAAACATGCTTTGGatgttttgaatataaatcGTATGCAAACGGGAATAGACACGTACGGTCAAGGAAGATGTCCCTTTTATCTAGAACCATCGGTGATTGTTGTTATTACGGATGGAGGAAAGTACACGACTAATAGTGGAGTAAATCAGGAT TTCACATTGCCAATGCATTCTCCTATACCTGGATCCGAGTTAACAAAAGAGCCATTTAGATGGGATcaaagattattttctttggtaTTACGATTATCTGGAACACCAGCTGTTGAAAGAGACACTGGTTTAGTGGCAAGCGATTCATCTCCTATAGATGCTATGTGCGAAGTTACCGGAG GTCGTTCGTATTGTATAACATCCTTCAGAATGATGATGCAGTGTATAGATTCTTTGGTACAGAAAGTTCAGTCTGGCGTAgttataaatttcgaaaagatCGGACCAGATCCTCCGCCATTGACTAACGAAGCACAACACGCGGATGATGATGAAAACGAAGATGACAGTAATACAACGAACGGAACGCGATCGCAGTATCCTCCAAATCCAACAGTACCGGGCAATACGGCATGGCATTCTTGTAGAAGACTGATTTATGTTCCAAGATCTGCTCAGAAAGGTTTTGCTGTTGGTTTCTGGCCGATTCCTGAAAGCTTTTGGCCTGACCTCAGCGCTAGTTCTTTGCCGCCAAGGTCAGCGCATCCGAATGTCAAGTTCACTTGCACCAGCCAAGAGCCCATGGTGATAGAAAATCTCCCATTTGATAAATACGAACTGGAGCCAAGTCCTTTAACACAGTACATATTAGCCAGAAAGCAACCAACGATTTGTTGGCAAGTTTTTGTAGCTAATTCCTATAAATCCAGCGATGTGGGTCATCCATTTGGATATCTAAAAGCAAGTACTAACTTAACGTGTGTGAACCTGTTTGTAATGCCCTACAATTACCCAGTACTCTTACCTTTGCTGGAAGAACTTTTTAAAGTTCACAGATTAAAGCCAACAAATGAATGGAGAACACAGTTTCAAAATTACATAAGAACCATGCCCACTTATTATGCAGCG tcGCTCAGGAGAGCTTTAACTAGAATGGGTGCTCCAGCTCCATTAGCGCAAACACTAATTCCCGATAATATGGATAACTCGTTATCCTATAGtgtcttaaattatttaaaacgacTAAAAAATCAAgctaaaattgaatttgatagACTTTGCAACGAGGTTTTATCTAAACAACTCGCTGCTGCCAATATGAcaaaaaatttagtaaacGGCAGTACAACGGTGACAGATGGAGTAAGAGTTATTCCTAGAACTCCGTTGAAGAAAGatttg GTATCGCATCCGCTATTACAAGACAAGTTCACAGGACTAAGGGATCAACTGAACGAGTTCGGTGGATTTGTAGTTGGATTAGTCAGAAGTCAACAACGCGGAGCACACAGTTACAGGAACGCATTTGACGTTCCGCGGAAATCCCTCTTAGATCAAGTTGTGAGAATGCGTGCTAACTTCCTTCAACCTGGATTACTGCATACAAAACTTCTTGACGACGATTATGTTCATTCGATGCCTTTAGCGCAAATGGGAAATTATCAGGAATATTTGAAACGCATGACTCCGCCTTTAAGGGAAATCGAAAGTGTTCCAGTTAGGCAACACATGTTCG GTAATCCTTTTAAGATAGACAAAAGAATGATGGTTGACGAAGCGGATATCGATATGGTTGGCGCAACGTCTTCGACCTCAAAGGGCGGTCTTAAACGTACATTACCTGCTTCGGACGGAGGATCGTTTGCTTCAAAACCACCGCCAAATAAACGAAAACCGGGTCCAATTCCTAAAGATGTAGTTGTACGAAGACCATCGTACACACCCACGATTACTCCACCAAGTTCGCCGATACCGTGGGTTGACGACACGAAAAATCAAGTAACCCCAGCTGCTGACTCAAATCAAATTCCATCAAATACAGTGAATTCTACAACACCTAATACATCGAGTCCACCGAGTGTGAATTCACCAGAGAAATTAGTAAATGGTCTTGCAGAAATGCCGACGATACCAGTCTTTGAACCAATTCCAGTGGAACATACTAATAATCATATGGACGCTCCGCCAATTTTGACGCCGGTAGTTAATAACGTCGACGCtcctaaaattgaaataaaagcgGAGAACGTTAAAAACGAGTGTAACAAACTACCTCTTAacgattttgttgaaaatagtgtaaaagttgaaaattcgGTTGACGAAAGGTTGTCCAATCATGTCGAAGATAAACGCGAATCcaaagtagaaaaagacaaGGTTTTGTCGAAGAAAGAATTAGAAGATATTAGAAGACATAACCTGTCCGTTCGAGAACTTGTGTATAAAGAAGTACGGAGAAGAGGTGCAA ATTATGCAACACTATTTTCACATTTAAACCAAATTCAAGGGACTCTAGATATACGACTTGCATTTTTGCGAGATATCGTTAAAGAATCGTTACGATTTAAAAGACGTAATTTGGCATCATTGCTagaagaatatttgaaaactgtACAAGAGGATAG